In Populus nigra chromosome 1, ddPopNigr1.1, whole genome shotgun sequence, one genomic interval encodes:
- the LOC133680927 gene encoding protein EMSY-LIKE 3-like isoform X1 yields the protein MDYEPYDSSGTDDDLPPSHQNRIPRGGRVAGNGRPVGGSVPYSRMYGETDMETQIHQLEQEAYSSVLRAFKAQADAITWEKESLITELRKELRLSNEEHRELLARVNADDVIRRIREWRQAGGHQSGMLTTGQAVHDPIPSPTVSASRKKQKMTSSIPSQSFGGPSPSFHPQPVSASHQPSSSAAKRGPGTGPKGKKQKPGLPGASSMKSIPYPSSGPSGRGQVANRLSSGAVPEGADQYIGKRVKTRWPDDNHFYEAVITDFNPIEGRHALVYDMGTANETWEWVNLSEISPEDIQWVDEDPGISHRGNYGGSGHGINRSMGRDGGPGPGPGRGRGVTKGQSRKELLPSQNGIGKKVPDDIQILHTDSLIREVERVFNANHPDPLEIEKAKKVLKDHEQALVDAISRLADISDGESDEGGRRYGQALERE from the exons ATGGATTACGAGCCTTACGATAGCAGTG GAACTGATGATGATCTTCCTCCATCACATCAAAACAGAATCCCCAGAGGGGGTCGTGTGGCTGGGAATGGAAGACCAGTTGGAGGTTCTGTCCCTTATTCTAGAATGTATGGTGAAACTGATATGGAGACTCAAATTCACCAACTTGAGCAAGAAGCATACAGTTCAGTTCTAAGAGCCTTTAAAGCACAAGCTGATGCTATTACTTGG GAGAAAGAAAGTTTGATAACAGAGCTTAGAAAGGAATTGAGATTGTCTAATGAGGAGCACAGAGAGCTTCTTGCCCGGGTTAATGCAGATGATGTAATAAGGAGGATAAG GGAATGGAGACAGGCAGGTGGGCATCAATCTGGCATGCTCACTACAGGTCAAGCTGTTCATGATCCAATACCTAGTCCTACTGTCTCTGCTTCTCGTAAGAAACAGAAGATGACCTCATCAATTCCTTCTCAATCCTTTGGTGGGCCATCTCCATCTTTTCACCCACAACCAGTTTCTGCATCACACCAGCCATCTTCATCTGCTGCTAAACGTGGACCGGGAACAGGACCCAAGGGCAAGAAGCAAAAACCA GGTTTACCTGGTGCTTCTTCAATGAAGTCCATTCCATACCCATCCTCAGGTCCATCGGGAAGAGGTCAAGTTGCTAATAGACTATCTTCTGGTGCTGTTCCTGAAGGAGCTGATCAATATATTGGGAAGAGAGTCAAAACAAGGTGGCCTGATGATAATCACTTTTATGAGGCTGTTATAACTGACTTCAACCCAATTGag GGGCGGCATGCTCTGGTGTATGATATGGGAACAGCAAATGAGACATGGGAATGGGTTAATCTCTCAGAG ATCTCTCCTGAGGATATACAATGGGTAGATGAAGACCCTGGAATCTCTCATCGTGGCAATTATGGTGGTTCAGGGCATGGGATAAATAGGTCAATGGGCCGGGATGGTGGTCCTGGTCCTGGTCCTGGAAGAGGTAGAGGGGTTACCAAAGGTCAATCCAGGAAAGAGTTGTTGCCTTCACAAAATGGGATTGGAAAGAAGGTGCCCGATGATATACAAATTCTTCATACAGATTCTCTAATCAGGGAG GTAGAGAGAGTTTTCAATGCAAATCATCCTGATCCTCTTGAGATTGAGAAAGCAAAGAAAGTATTGAAG GATCATGAGCAAGCACTAGTAGATGCAATTTCAAGGCTCGCTGATATTTCTGATGGTGAAAGTG ATGAAGGTGGCCGCCGTTATGGGCAGGCATTGGAGAGAGAATGA
- the LOC133680927 gene encoding protein EMSY-LIKE 4-like isoform X2: MYGETDMETQIHQLEQEAYSSVLRAFKAQADAITWEKESLITELRKELRLSNEEHRELLARVNADDVIRRIREWRQAGGHQSGMLTTGQAVHDPIPSPTVSASRKKQKMTSSIPSQSFGGPSPSFHPQPVSASHQPSSSAAKRGPGTGPKGKKQKPGLPGASSMKSIPYPSSGPSGRGQVANRLSSGAVPEGADQYIGKRVKTRWPDDNHFYEAVITDFNPIEGRHALVYDMGTANETWEWVNLSEISPEDIQWVDEDPGISHRGNYGGSGHGINRSMGRDGGPGPGPGRGRGVTKGQSRKELLPSQNGIGKKVPDDIQILHTDSLIREVERVFNANHPDPLEIEKAKKVLKDHEQALVDAISRLADISDGESDEGGRRYGQALERE; this comes from the exons ATGTATGGTGAAACTGATATGGAGACTCAAATTCACCAACTTGAGCAAGAAGCATACAGTTCAGTTCTAAGAGCCTTTAAAGCACAAGCTGATGCTATTACTTGG GAGAAAGAAAGTTTGATAACAGAGCTTAGAAAGGAATTGAGATTGTCTAATGAGGAGCACAGAGAGCTTCTTGCCCGGGTTAATGCAGATGATGTAATAAGGAGGATAAG GGAATGGAGACAGGCAGGTGGGCATCAATCTGGCATGCTCACTACAGGTCAAGCTGTTCATGATCCAATACCTAGTCCTACTGTCTCTGCTTCTCGTAAGAAACAGAAGATGACCTCATCAATTCCTTCTCAATCCTTTGGTGGGCCATCTCCATCTTTTCACCCACAACCAGTTTCTGCATCACACCAGCCATCTTCATCTGCTGCTAAACGTGGACCGGGAACAGGACCCAAGGGCAAGAAGCAAAAACCA GGTTTACCTGGTGCTTCTTCAATGAAGTCCATTCCATACCCATCCTCAGGTCCATCGGGAAGAGGTCAAGTTGCTAATAGACTATCTTCTGGTGCTGTTCCTGAAGGAGCTGATCAATATATTGGGAAGAGAGTCAAAACAAGGTGGCCTGATGATAATCACTTTTATGAGGCTGTTATAACTGACTTCAACCCAATTGag GGGCGGCATGCTCTGGTGTATGATATGGGAACAGCAAATGAGACATGGGAATGGGTTAATCTCTCAGAG ATCTCTCCTGAGGATATACAATGGGTAGATGAAGACCCTGGAATCTCTCATCGTGGCAATTATGGTGGTTCAGGGCATGGGATAAATAGGTCAATGGGCCGGGATGGTGGTCCTGGTCCTGGTCCTGGAAGAGGTAGAGGGGTTACCAAAGGTCAATCCAGGAAAGAGTTGTTGCCTTCACAAAATGGGATTGGAAAGAAGGTGCCCGATGATATACAAATTCTTCATACAGATTCTCTAATCAGGGAG GTAGAGAGAGTTTTCAATGCAAATCATCCTGATCCTCTTGAGATTGAGAAAGCAAAGAAAGTATTGAAG GATCATGAGCAAGCACTAGTAGATGCAATTTCAAGGCTCGCTGATATTTCTGATGGTGAAAGTG ATGAAGGTGGCCGCCGTTATGGGCAGGCATTGGAGAGAGAATGA
- the LOC133680777 gene encoding uncharacterized protein LOC133680777, with protein sequence MNTQKRKVHEQNCSLETFTSKQMASDGNMGFCFQFNLPVLHEGSIPKFSPGTSSTPSAPIISSHFASSASALYAPEGCKGLSYDTSSLSTCSPVGKTQCSVVNPQNSILDLKSSVNLINLHNNQDPRSTENTYQDLYRNLSGSSLFPPILQKSANKLAALNRRKMHVDNRFKDHQNHEVAYQPFTSQVTRSTSHFQPQKQPAYSPYDMTSGANNSVSLGATIKSKIRVRWTRDLNKRFVESVNRLGGAESKRNLICFDKEITVSMIID encoded by the exons ATGAACACTCAAAAGAGAAAAGTTCATGAACAGAACTGTAGTTTGGAAACATTTACTTCCAAGCAGATGGCTTCCGATGGGAACATGGGCTTTTGCTTTCAGTTTAATTTACCAGTCCTTCATGAAGGCTCAATACCCAAGTTCAGTCCAGGGACTTCCAGTACACCTTCAGCACCCATCATTTCTAGCCATTTTGCATCATCAGCTTCTGCTCTTTATGCACCAGAAGGCTGCAAGGGCCTTTCATATGATACAAGTAGCTTATCTACATGTTCTCCAGTCGGCAAAACTCAATGTTCAGTTGTTAATCCACAAAACAGCATTCTTGATCTTAAATCATCTGTCAACTTGATCAATTTGCACAACAATCAAGATCCAAGAAGTACAGAAAACACGTACCAAGATTTGTATCGGAATTTGTCGGGAAGTAGCCTTTTTCCTCCTATCCTGCAGAAGTCAGCAAATAAATTAGCCGCCTTGAATCGAAGGAAAATGCATGTTGATAATAGATTCAAGGATCACCAAAACCATGAA GTTGCTTACCAGCCATTCACCTCTCAAGTTACAAGATCAACCTCTCACTTTCAGCCACAGAAGCAGCCTGCATATTCTCCTTATGACATGACATCCGGTGCTAACAATTCGGTTTCATTAGGAGCAacaatcaaaagcaaaataCGTGTTAGATGGACTCGAGATCTTAACAAGCGATTTGTTGAATCTGTAAATCGACTTGGAGGTGCAGAAAGTAAGAGGAACTTGATATGTTTTGACAAGGAAATAACAGTATCAATGATAATTGATTGA